From a single Mycolicibacterium mengxianglii genomic region:
- a CDS encoding SDR family NAD(P)-dependent oxidoreductase has product MQGFAGKVAVVTGAGSGIGQALAVELGRRGAKLAISDVDTEGLAVTEAKLKAIGAPVKTDRLNVTEREAFLLYADEVKAHFGKVNQIYNNAGIAFTGDVEVTQFKDIERVMDVDFWGVVNGTKAFLPHLIESGDGHIINVSSLFGIFAVPGQSAYNAAKFAVRGFTESLRQEMIAKKRPVAVTAVHPGGIKTAIARNMTAAEGLDAGEIAQMFDKKLANTTPERAAKIILEAVRKKKARVLVGPDAKVLDVIVRVTGSGYQRLFSSAMAKALPNAH; this is encoded by the coding sequence ATGCAGGGCTTCGCCGGAAAAGTCGCCGTCGTCACAGGCGCAGGATCAGGCATCGGGCAGGCACTGGCCGTCGAACTGGGACGCCGCGGCGCCAAGCTGGCCATCAGCGACGTCGACACCGAGGGCCTGGCAGTCACCGAGGCGAAGCTCAAAGCCATCGGGGCTCCGGTCAAAACCGATCGACTCAACGTCACCGAACGCGAAGCATTCCTGCTCTACGCCGACGAGGTCAAAGCCCACTTCGGCAAGGTCAACCAGATCTACAACAATGCCGGCATCGCCTTCACCGGCGACGTCGAGGTCACCCAGTTCAAGGACATCGAACGGGTGATGGACGTCGACTTCTGGGGCGTGGTCAACGGCACCAAGGCCTTCCTGCCGCACCTCATCGAATCCGGCGACGGCCACATCATCAACGTCTCCAGCCTGTTCGGCATCTTCGCGGTCCCCGGCCAATCTGCTTACAACGCAGCGAAATTCGCGGTCCGCGGCTTCACCGAGTCGCTGCGCCAGGAGATGATCGCCAAAAAGCGACCCGTAGCGGTGACCGCGGTGCACCCCGGCGGCATCAAGACCGCGATCGCCCGCAACATGACGGCGGCCGAAGGTCTCGACGCAGGTGAGATTGCGCAGATGTTCGACAAGAAGCTGGCCAACACCACCCCGGAGCGGGCGGCGAAGATCATCCTCGAAGCGGTGCGTAAGAAGAAGGCGCGCGTCCTGGTGGGTCCGGATGCCAAGGTGCTCGACGTCATCGTCCGCGTGACCGGTTCCGGATACCAGAGGCTGTTCTCCTCGGCGATGGCCAAGGCCCTTCCCAACGCGCACTGA
- a CDS encoding suppressor of fused domain protein — MTQILTEVRAHLRGHFAAAGITAEPDSASVTFLGVERIEVLRFGPDPDGVIHYVSLGCSRHPMGDPSELAADPLHGPRAEVVVSLRASAPTPGLGRAVAVLAATPAVDGVVLQPDALIDLGAKLWDGAKVSAVVLGVSDIPDLILEPPRDPVKFLSATPISANEAAWVRLKGVEELRNTWAQDGVDVRDPARL; from the coding sequence GTGACGCAGATTCTCACCGAGGTTCGCGCGCACTTGCGCGGCCACTTCGCCGCAGCCGGTATCACCGCAGAACCGGACTCGGCCAGCGTGACGTTCCTCGGGGTGGAACGGATCGAGGTCCTGCGCTTCGGTCCCGATCCCGATGGCGTGATCCATTACGTATCGCTGGGATGTTCGCGACACCCGATGGGTGATCCCAGCGAACTGGCCGCAGACCCGTTGCACGGGCCCCGCGCGGAAGTGGTTGTCAGCCTTCGCGCCTCCGCGCCCACGCCGGGATTGGGGCGGGCCGTCGCAGTGCTGGCTGCCACGCCGGCCGTCGACGGGGTGGTGTTGCAACCGGATGCGTTGATCGACCTGGGTGCGAAACTCTGGGACGGCGCCAAGGTCAGCGCCGTCGTGCTCGGGGTCAGTGACATCCCCGACCTGATATTGGAACCCCCGCGCGATCCGGTGAAATTCCTTTCCGCGACCCCGATCTCGGCCAACGAAGCGGCCTGGGTGCGGCTCAAAGGTGTCGAGGAGTTGCGCAACACCTGGGCGCAGGACGGTGTGGACGTCCGCGATCCGGCCCGCCTCTGA
- a CDS encoding carbohydrate ABC transporter permease — MTGRRAAGWIIIDVVVVVYALFPVLWILSLSLKPTSSVKDGKLIPADVTFDNYKAIFRGDVFNSALVNSIGIGLITTVIAVVIGAMAAYAVARLTFPGKKLLVGAALLIAMFPQISLVTPLFNIERRLGLFDTWPGLIIPYITFALPLAIYTLSAFFREIPWDLEKAAKMDGATPGQAFRKVIAPLAAPGIVTAAILVFIFAWNDLLLALSLTATKAAITAPVAIANFTGSSQFEEPTGSIAAGAIVITIPIIIFVLIFQRRIVAGLTSGAVKG; from the coding sequence ATCACCGGACGTCGCGCCGCCGGGTGGATCATCATCGACGTCGTCGTGGTTGTCTATGCGCTCTTCCCGGTGCTGTGGATCCTGTCGCTGTCGTTGAAGCCGACCTCCAGTGTCAAGGACGGCAAGCTGATCCCGGCTGACGTCACGTTCGACAATTACAAGGCGATCTTCCGGGGGGATGTCTTCAATTCGGCTTTGGTCAACTCGATCGGCATCGGGCTCATCACCACGGTGATCGCCGTGGTGATCGGGGCGATGGCCGCCTACGCGGTGGCCCGACTGACGTTTCCGGGCAAGAAGCTGCTGGTGGGCGCTGCCCTGCTGATCGCGATGTTCCCCCAGATCTCTTTGGTGACACCGTTGTTCAACATCGAGCGTCGGCTGGGGCTGTTCGACACCTGGCCTGGTCTGATCATCCCGTACATCACCTTCGCGTTGCCGTTGGCCATCTACACGCTCTCGGCGTTCTTCCGTGAGATTCCCTGGGATCTGGAGAAAGCCGCGAAGATGGACGGTGCGACGCCGGGTCAGGCGTTCCGTAAGGTGATCGCGCCACTGGCCGCACCCGGTATTGTCACCGCGGCGATCCTGGTGTTCATCTTCGCCTGGAACGACCTCCTGCTGGCGCTGTCGCTGACGGCGACGAAGGCCGCGATCACCGCCCCGGTGGCGATCGCAAACTTCACCGGCAGTTCACAATTCGAGGAGCCCACCGGTTCCATCGCAGCGGGTGCGATCGTCATCACCATCCCGATCATCATCTTTGTTCTGATTTTCCAGCGGCGGATCGTCGCTGGGTTGACCTCCGGCGCGGTGAAGGGTTAG
- a CDS encoding ABC transporter ATP-binding protein: MAEIVLQNVSKSYSDGNAERQAVKDLSITIADGEFIILVGPSGCGKSTTLNMIAGLEDITSGDLLIDGTRVNDKAPKDRDIAMVFQSYALYPHMTVRENIAFPLTLAKMSKAEIAKKVEDAAKILDLSEFLDRKPGQLSGGQRQRVAMGRAIVRNPKAFLMDEPLSNLDAKLRVQMRGEIARLQQQLGTTTIYVTHDQTEAMTLGDRVVVMRGGVAQQIGTPQELYERPANLFVAGFIGSPAMNFFPASLTDVGVKLPFGEVTLTQDAHDVLNQHPTAKNLIAGIRPEHIEDAAVLDGYARIRALTFTAQVDLVESLGPDKYLYFTTAGAGARAEQLAELAAESGSVDNEFVARVSVESKAGKGQEVELAFDTSKMVLFDADSGINLSVPPSGVQ; this comes from the coding sequence ATGGCAGAAATCGTGTTGCAGAACGTCAGTAAGAGTTACTCCGACGGCAATGCCGAGCGGCAGGCGGTCAAGGACCTCTCGATCACCATCGCCGACGGGGAATTCATCATCCTGGTAGGTCCGTCGGGTTGCGGGAAGTCGACGACACTCAACATGATCGCCGGTCTCGAGGACATCACCTCGGGCGACCTGCTCATCGACGGCACCCGGGTCAACGACAAGGCCCCCAAGGACCGCGATATCGCGATGGTGTTCCAGTCCTACGCCCTCTACCCGCACATGACGGTGCGGGAGAACATCGCGTTCCCGCTGACCCTGGCGAAGATGTCGAAGGCCGAGATCGCCAAGAAGGTCGAGGACGCCGCCAAAATCCTTGACCTGAGCGAATTCCTGGACCGCAAGCCGGGCCAACTCTCGGGTGGCCAACGGCAGCGGGTTGCCATGGGGCGGGCCATTGTCCGTAACCCGAAGGCCTTCCTGATGGACGAGCCGCTGTCGAATCTCGACGCCAAGCTGCGCGTCCAGATGCGCGGGGAGATCGCCCGGCTGCAGCAGCAGCTCGGTACCACGACGATTTACGTCACCCACGATCAGACCGAGGCGATGACCCTGGGGGACCGGGTGGTGGTGATGCGCGGCGGTGTCGCTCAGCAGATCGGTACCCCCCAGGAGCTCTACGAACGGCCGGCCAACCTGTTCGTCGCCGGATTCATCGGTTCCCCGGCGATGAACTTCTTCCCCGCGTCGCTGACCGATGTCGGGGTGAAGCTGCCGTTCGGCGAGGTGACCCTCACCCAGGACGCCCACGATGTGCTGAACCAGCATCCGACGGCGAAGAACCTGATCGCCGGCATCCGCCCGGAGCACATCGAGGACGCCGCTGTGCTTGACGGCTACGCCCGGATCCGGGCCCTGACGTTCACGGCGCAGGTAGACCTGGTGGAGTCGTTGGGTCCGGACAAGTACCTGTACTTCACCACGGCGGGCGCGGGCGCCCGCGCCGAGCAGCTCGCCGAGCTCGCCGCCGAATCCGGCTCGGTGGACAACGAATTCGTCGCGCGAGTCTCCGTCGAGTCCAAGGCGGGCAAGGGTCAAGAGGTCGAGCTGGCCTTCGACACCTCGAAAATGGTTCTGTTCGACGCAGATTCAGGCATCAACCTCAGCGTGCCACCCTCCGGAGTCCAGTGA
- a CDS encoding DUF732 domain-containing protein, whose product MKLARIAAVAVSVGLMGGAAIVAAPAQADPAPDAFLNALSTAGVTGLDPATAVSVGQSVCPMLSEPGQQMADVAANVSDAIGRPLGPATMFTGVAISLFCPGAVAAVGDRIAHPVILPMLGF is encoded by the coding sequence ATGAAGCTCGCGCGTATCGCCGCCGTCGCCGTGTCCGTCGGCCTGATGGGCGGGGCCGCCATCGTCGCCGCACCCGCACAGGCAGACCCCGCCCCAGACGCGTTCCTCAACGCGTTGTCCACTGCCGGCGTCACCGGGCTCGACCCGGCCACCGCCGTCTCCGTCGGCCAGTCCGTGTGCCCGATGCTGTCCGAGCCCGGACAGCAGATGGCCGACGTCGCGGCAAACGTGTCCGACGCGATCGGCCGTCCACTGGGGCCGGCGACGATGTTCACCGGTGTGGCGATCTCGCTGTTCTGCCCGGGAGCCGTCGCGGCGGTGGGGGACAGGATCGCCCACCCGGTGATCCTGCCGATGCTGGGATTCTGA
- a CDS encoding glycine betaine ABC transporter substrate-binding protein, with amino-acid sequence MRHTTSLRRLALVALVAALSACGAQHSSTASMAVGAGPSPESQLLANLYAAALRSYGTPTHVEVTPDPMAGLDSGSITVVPGLTGTLLDRFAPGSQARSDELVYRAMVGTLPEGLAAGDYATAAEDKPAAAVTERTVTAWGDSDLPALVAHCNQVVAGAARGRATPSRVGACKLPKPREFPTDAALFEALQAGQVNVAWTTTADPDVPPAVVVLADRKPMLIQAENVVPLYRRNELTARQVLAINEVAGVLDTAALKAMRTQIADGADPQQVAEAWLADNPLGR; translated from the coding sequence ATGAGGCACACGACTAGCCTGCGCCGACTCGCGCTCGTCGCCCTGGTGGCGGCCCTGAGCGCGTGTGGCGCACAGCATTCGTCCACGGCGTCGATGGCCGTGGGAGCCGGGCCCAGCCCGGAGTCGCAACTGCTGGCCAACCTGTATGCGGCGGCGCTGCGTTCGTATGGCACCCCGACCCACGTGGAGGTGACGCCGGATCCGATGGCCGGACTCGACTCCGGTTCGATCACCGTGGTTCCCGGGTTGACCGGCACGCTGCTCGACAGGTTCGCCCCGGGCTCGCAGGCACGTTCAGACGAGTTGGTGTACCGCGCCATGGTCGGGACGTTGCCCGAGGGTCTGGCAGCGGGGGATTACGCCACTGCGGCCGAGGACAAGCCGGCGGCAGCGGTGACCGAACGGACCGTCACTGCCTGGGGTGACAGCGACCTGCCGGCGCTGGTGGCCCATTGCAATCAGGTGGTCGCCGGAGCCGCCCGCGGCCGTGCCACCCCCAGCCGCGTCGGGGCCTGCAAATTACCGAAGCCACGCGAATTTCCCACTGACGCAGCTCTTTTTGAGGCGCTGCAAGCCGGGCAGGTCAACGTCGCGTGGACCACCACCGCGGATCCGGATGTCCCGCCGGCAGTGGTGGTGCTCGCGGACCGCAAGCCGATGTTGATCCAGGCGGAGAACGTGGTGCCGCTGTACCGTCGCAACGAACTGACCGCGCGTCAGGTGCTGGCGATCAACGAGGTGGCCGGTGTGCTCGACACTGCGGCGCTCAAGGCCATGCGTACCCAGATCGCCGACGGCGCAGACCCTCAGCAGGTCGCCGAAGCGTGGCTGGCGGACAACCCGCTGGGTCGCTAG
- the corA gene encoding magnesium/cobalt transporter CorA, with protein sequence MPTFGALPPSRHGTHHPKSADLDPARIHVPVARATVDCGVYVDGRRLPGKFSHAEALAKVREVQQAGGNAFSWIGLHEPDERQMHSVAADYGLHPLAVEDAVHAHQRPKLERYDNTLFLVLKTVLYIPHESVAAAAEIVETGEIMIFVGEDFVVTVRHGDHSGLAGVRRQMEEEGTHLALGPYGVMHAIADHVVDNYRDVSRRMEADIDSMEEETFSAGKRTDISQIYMLKREVVELRRAVSPLSVALEAIFTEHKDLVSKEILRYMRDVMDHQNQAADLITSYDEMLSSLVQAALAKVGMQQNTDMRKISAWVAIAAVPTAIAGIYGMNFEHMPELEWTWGYPAVLILMFSVCFSLYRTFRHNHWL encoded by the coding sequence ATGCCCACATTCGGCGCGCTTCCACCGTCCCGGCACGGCACCCATCACCCGAAGTCCGCAGATCTGGACCCCGCGCGGATCCATGTACCGGTGGCACGTGCGACGGTCGATTGCGGCGTTTACGTCGACGGCAGACGTCTGCCCGGCAAGTTCTCCCACGCCGAAGCCCTGGCGAAGGTCCGCGAAGTGCAGCAGGCCGGCGGCAACGCGTTCAGCTGGATCGGCTTGCACGAACCCGACGAACGCCAAATGCACTCCGTCGCAGCAGATTACGGTTTACATCCACTCGCGGTGGAAGACGCGGTGCACGCGCATCAACGTCCGAAGCTGGAGCGCTACGACAACACCCTGTTCCTGGTTCTCAAGACCGTGCTCTACATCCCGCACGAATCCGTGGCAGCGGCGGCCGAGATCGTCGAGACCGGCGAGATCATGATCTTCGTCGGCGAGGACTTCGTCGTCACCGTCCGGCACGGCGACCACAGCGGACTCGCCGGGGTCCGCAGACAGATGGAAGAGGAAGGCACCCACCTGGCGCTCGGTCCCTACGGTGTGATGCACGCGATCGCCGACCACGTGGTCGACAACTACCGTGATGTCAGCCGCCGGATGGAAGCCGATATCGACAGCATGGAAGAAGAGACGTTCTCGGCCGGCAAGAGAACCGACATCTCCCAGATCTATATGCTCAAGCGCGAAGTCGTCGAACTCCGTCGGGCAGTGAGCCCGCTGTCGGTCGCGCTGGAAGCAATCTTCACCGAACACAAGGACCTCGTCTCCAAGGAGATCCTGCGCTACATGCGCGACGTGATGGACCACCAGAACCAGGCAGCCGACCTGATCACCAGTTATGACGAGATGCTCAGTTCACTGGTACAGGCCGCCCTCGCCAAGGTGGGCATGCAGCAGAACACCGATATGCGCAAGATCTCTGCCTGGGTGGCGATCGCGGCGGTCCCGACAGCGATCGCCGGCATCTACGGGATGAATTTCGAACACATGCCGGAACTCGAGTGGACGTGGGGCTACCCGGCGGTGCTGATCCTGATGTTCTCGGTGTGCTTCTCCCTCTACCGGACCTTTCGCCACAACCACTGGCTGTAG
- a CDS encoding multifunctional oxoglutarate decarboxylase/oxoglutarate dehydrogenase thiamine pyrophosphate-binding subunit/dihydrolipoyllysine-residue succinyltransferase subunit: MSSTSSPFGQNEWLVEEMYQKFRDDPSSVDPSWHEFLVDYNPDPVSGAQSAAPVNGQSKSAPVAPPEPKPAPPPTKQAPPAKTPPTSNGAAAPAARPAAKPAAKPAAKPAAKDTAAPSGEESQVLRGAAAAVVKNMNASLEVPTATSVRAIPAKLMIDNRIVINNHLKRTRGGKISFTHLLGFAIVQGVKKFPNMNRHFAEIDGKPHSVTPAHTNLGLAIDLQGKDGKRQLVVAAIKNCESMRFGQFIAAYEDIVRRARDGKLTAEDFSGVTISLTNPGTLGTVHSVPRLMAGQGAIVGVGAMEYPAEFQGASEERIADLGMGKLITLTSTYDHRIIQGAESGDFLRTVHQLLLADEFYDEIFFELGIPYEPIRWRTDNPDSIADKNARVMELIAAYRNRGHLMADIDPLRLETDKWRSHPDLDVLTHGLTLWDLDRVFKVDGFAGAEHKKLRDVLSVLRDAYCRHVGVEYTHILEPEQQQWLQERIEVKHAKPTVAEQKYILSRLNAAEAFETFLQTKYVGQKRFSLEGAETIIPMMDAAIDQCAEHGLDEVVIGMPHRGRLNVLANIVGKPYAQIFSEFEGNLNPSQAHGSGDVKYHLGATGTYIQMFGDNDIEVSLTANPSHLEAVDPVLEGLVRAKQDLLSEGNGDTESSGGFSVVPLMLHGDAAFAGQGVVAETLNLALLRGYRTGGTIHMIVNNQVGFTTSPENSRSSEYCTDVAKMIGAPIFHVNGDDPEACVWVAKLAVDFRQKFKKDVVIDMLCYRRRGHNEGDDPSMTQPAMYDVIDHKRGVRKTYTEALIGRGDISMKEAEDALRDYQGQLERVFNEVRELEKHDVEPSESVESEQLPSKGLTTAVDKSLLAKIGDAHLAVPDGFSVHPRVKPVLEKRRDMAYEGKVDWAFGELLALGSLVSEGKLIRLSGQDTRRGTFTQRHSVIIDRKTGEEFTPLQLLALNDDGTPTGGKFLVYDSALSEFAAVGFEYGYSVGNPEALVLWEAQFGDFVNGAQSIIDEFISSGEAKWGQLSDVVLLLPHGHEGQGPDHTSGRIERFLQLCAEGSMTVAQPSTPANYFHLLRRHSLDGIHRPLIVFTPKSMLRNKAAVSDIREFTEAKFQSVMEEPLYTEGDGERSKVKRILLCSGKVYYDLVARKNKEKREDIAIVRIEQLYPLPPRRLARTLDSYPNAEQFYWVQEEPANQGPWPTFGLALPELLPEKLAGIKRVSRRAMSAPSSGSSKVHAVEQQEILDEAFG; the protein is encoded by the coding sequence GTGAGCAGTACAAGTTCCCCATTCGGGCAGAACGAATGGTTGGTCGAGGAGATGTACCAGAAGTTCCGCGACGACCCCTCCTCGGTCGACCCGAGTTGGCACGAATTCTTGGTCGACTACAACCCCGATCCGGTGAGTGGAGCGCAAAGCGCGGCACCGGTAAATGGGCAGTCGAAGTCCGCACCCGTGGCTCCGCCGGAACCCAAACCAGCCCCGCCGCCTACCAAGCAGGCCCCGCCGGCAAAGACGCCGCCTACGAGCAACGGCGCCGCGGCCCCCGCAGCGCGACCCGCGGCCAAGCCCGCCGCCAAGCCCGCCGCCAAGCCCGCAGCCAAAGACACTGCGGCGCCGTCCGGCGAAGAGTCGCAGGTGTTGCGTGGTGCCGCCGCGGCCGTCGTGAAGAACATGAACGCGTCCCTGGAGGTGCCGACCGCCACCAGCGTGCGGGCCATCCCGGCGAAGCTGATGATCGACAACCGGATCGTCATCAACAACCACCTCAAGCGCACCCGCGGCGGCAAGATCAGCTTCACCCACCTGCTGGGGTTCGCGATCGTGCAGGGCGTCAAGAAGTTCCCGAACATGAACCGGCATTTCGCCGAGATCGACGGGAAGCCGCATTCGGTCACACCAGCGCACACCAATCTCGGCCTGGCGATCGATCTGCAGGGCAAGGACGGTAAGCGGCAACTGGTGGTCGCGGCCATCAAGAACTGCGAGTCGATGAGGTTCGGCCAGTTCATCGCCGCCTACGAGGACATCGTGCGGCGCGCCCGCGACGGCAAGTTGACCGCCGAGGATTTCAGCGGCGTGACGATCTCGCTGACCAACCCCGGCACGCTGGGCACCGTGCATTCGGTGCCGCGGCTGATGGCCGGCCAGGGCGCCATCGTCGGCGTCGGCGCCATGGAGTACCCGGCGGAGTTCCAGGGTGCCAGCGAGGAGCGCATCGCCGACCTCGGTATGGGCAAGCTGATCACGCTGACGTCGACCTACGACCACCGCATCATCCAGGGTGCGGAGTCCGGCGACTTCCTGCGTACCGTGCACCAGCTGCTGCTGGCCGACGAGTTCTACGACGAGATTTTCTTCGAACTCGGCATCCCCTACGAGCCCATCCGGTGGCGCACCGACAACCCCGACTCCATCGCGGACAAGAACGCCCGCGTCATGGAGCTGATCGCGGCCTACCGCAACCGCGGGCACTTGATGGCCGATATCGACCCGCTGCGCCTCGAGACCGACAAGTGGCGCAGCCACCCCGATCTCGACGTGCTGACCCACGGCCTCACGCTGTGGGATCTCGACCGGGTGTTCAAGGTCGACGGCTTCGCCGGCGCGGAGCACAAGAAACTGCGCGACGTGCTCTCGGTGCTGCGTGACGCGTACTGCCGCCACGTCGGCGTGGAGTACACCCACATCCTCGAACCCGAGCAGCAGCAGTGGCTGCAGGAGCGGATCGAGGTCAAGCACGCGAAGCCCACGGTGGCCGAGCAGAAGTACATCCTGAGCCGGCTCAACGCCGCCGAGGCATTCGAAACCTTCCTGCAGACCAAATACGTTGGGCAGAAGCGCTTCTCGCTCGAAGGCGCGGAGACCATCATCCCGATGATGGACGCGGCGATCGACCAGTGCGCCGAACACGGCCTCGACGAGGTCGTCATCGGCATGCCGCACCGCGGCAGGCTCAACGTGCTGGCCAATATCGTCGGCAAGCCCTACGCGCAGATCTTCAGCGAGTTCGAGGGCAACCTCAACCCGAGCCAAGCTCACGGTTCCGGTGACGTGAAGTACCACCTGGGCGCCACCGGCACCTATATCCAGATGTTCGGCGACAACGACATCGAGGTGTCGCTGACGGCCAACCCGAGCCACCTCGAAGCCGTCGACCCGGTGCTCGAAGGCCTGGTCCGGGCCAAGCAGGACCTGTTGAGCGAGGGGAACGGCGACACCGAGAGCTCGGGCGGTTTCAGCGTTGTTCCGCTGATGCTGCACGGCGACGCCGCATTCGCCGGTCAGGGTGTGGTTGCCGAGACGCTGAACCTGGCGCTGCTGCGCGGGTACCGCACCGGCGGCACCATCCACATGATCGTCAACAACCAGGTCGGCTTCACCACCTCCCCGGAGAACTCGCGTTCCAGCGAGTACTGCACCGACGTGGCCAAGATGATCGGCGCGCCGATCTTCCACGTCAACGGCGACGACCCCGAGGCGTGTGTCTGGGTGGCCAAGCTCGCGGTGGACTTCCGGCAGAAGTTCAAGAAGGACGTCGTCATCGACATGCTGTGCTACCGCCGCCGCGGGCACAACGAGGGTGACGACCCGTCGATGACCCAGCCGGCGATGTATGACGTGATCGATCACAAGCGCGGTGTTCGCAAGACCTACACCGAAGCCTTGATCGGCCGCGGCGACATCTCGATGAAAGAGGCCGAGGACGCCCTGCGCGATTACCAGGGCCAGCTCGAGCGGGTTTTCAACGAGGTGCGTGAGCTCGAGAAGCACGACGTCGAGCCCAGCGAGTCGGTGGAATCCGAGCAGCTTCCGTCCAAGGGGCTCACCACCGCCGTGGACAAATCGCTGCTAGCCAAGATCGGCGACGCGCATCTGGCGGTCCCCGACGGGTTCTCGGTGCATCCCCGGGTCAAGCCGGTGCTGGAGAAGCGCCGCGACATGGCCTACGAGGGCAAGGTCGACTGGGCGTTCGGCGAGCTGCTGGCGTTGGGCTCGCTGGTCAGCGAGGGCAAGCTCATTCGGCTGTCCGGTCAGGACACCCGCCGCGGCACCTTCACCCAGCGGCACTCGGTGATCATCGATCGCAAGACCGGCGAAGAGTTCACGCCGCTGCAGCTGCTGGCTCTCAACGACGACGGCACCCCCACCGGGGGCAAGTTCCTGGTGTACGACTCCGCGTTGTCGGAGTTCGCCGCCGTGGGCTTCGAGTACGGCTACTCGGTGGGCAACCCCGAAGCGCTGGTGCTGTGGGAGGCGCAGTTCGGCGATTTCGTCAACGGCGCCCAGTCGATCATCGACGAGTTCATCAGCTCCGGTGAGGCCAAGTGGGGCCAGCTCTCCGATGTGGTGCTGCTGCTGCCGCACGGCCACGAGGGTCAGGGTCCGGACCACACGTCGGGCCGCATCGAGCGGTTCCTGCAGCTGTGTGCGGAGGGGTCGATGACGGTGGCACAGCCGTCGACACCGGCCAACTACTTCCACCTGCTGCGACGGCATTCGCTCGACGGCATCCACCGCCCGCTGATCGTCTTCACACCGAAGTCGATGCTGCGCAACAAAGCCGCCGTGAGCGACATCAGGGAGTTCACCGAAGCCAAGTTCCAGTCGGTGATGGAGGAGCCCCTCTACACCGAGGGCGACGGCGAGCGGTCCAAGGTGAAACGAATCCTTCTCTGCAGCGGCAAGGTCTACTACGACCTGGTGGCGCGCAAGAACAAGGAGAAGCGCGAGGACATCGCGATCGTGCGGATCGAGCAGCTCTACCCGTTGCCGCCGCGTCGCCTGGCTCGGACGCTGGACAGCTATCCCAATGCCGAGCAGTTCTACTGGGTGCAGGAGGAGCCGGCCAACCAGGGTCCGTGGCCGACGTTCGGTCTGGCCCTGCCGGAGTTGTTGCCGGAGAAGCTGGCCGGGATCAAGCGCGTCTCGCGGCGCGCGATGTCGGCACCGTCGTCAGGTTCGTCGAAGGTGCACGCGGTCGAGCAGCAGGAGATCCTCGACGAGGCGTTCGGCTGA